A DNA window from Aquarana catesbeiana isolate 2022-GZ linkage group LG01, ASM4218655v1, whole genome shotgun sequence contains the following coding sequences:
- the LOC141123983 gene encoding E3 ubiquitin/ISG15 ligase TRIM25-like: MSVRYFQCHFSLLLSAMASADLRKELECSVCLNIYTDPVTLKCGHNFCRDCIGRVWDTLEGSGGYSCPECREKFQDRPALHRNITLRNIVENFLSTHPDREESGVFCTYCIHTPVPAVISCLHCEASLCDNHLRVHSKSPEHVLCDPTTSLENRKCSVHKELLKYYCTEDSSCICISCRLDGEHRGHQVETLDEASEMKKKKLRNVLQKLMTEREEMEKRVQSLQEHRRKVQGEADDETERVTVLFRDLRRRLEDLENRVLREISGQAERISGIINDLVQDLEIKKEELSRKMGDIEELCNMTDPLTVLQESDTGDLCDTEDGDDEDRERHDKLLHDGGDLDVGGISHTLRTGLSDIMSGVNVERGVTDILLDVRTAGNDLHISDDRKTASKSLHQNHPETPERFQYSQVMSSQRFSSGRHYWEVDVRESGWWRVGMCYPSIERRGDQSVIGYNKKSWSLERGLYNPLSVIHDSNKTPLPGDVSSRRVRIDLDYEAGRISFYDLCDPIRHLHTFTTTFTEPLHAGVYIGGLKDRIKICGRHQK; encoded by the coding sequence ATGAGTGTCAGATACTTTCAGTgtcatttctctcttctgctctcagcgatggcgtctgctgatctgaggaaggagctggaatgttccgtctgtctgaacatttatacagatcctgtaaccctgaaatgtggacaTAACTTCTGCCGGGACTGTATTGGTCGTGTGTGGGATACACTGGAggggtctggaggttattcctgtcctgaatgtagagaaaagttccaggatcggcctgcactgcacaggaacataacactacggaacatagtggagaatttcctgtccacCCATCCAGATCGGGaagagtccggggtcttctgtacttactgtattcacactcctgtacctgctgtgatatcctgtctgcattgtgaagcttctctgtgtgacaatcacctgagagtccacagcaagtcaccagaacacgtcttatgtgaccccaccacttccctggagaacaggaaatgctccgtccataaggaaCTACtgaagtattactgcactgaggactcctCCTGTATCTGTATTTCCTGCAGGCTGGAtggagaacatcggggacaccaggtggagactctggatgaggcctctgagatgaagaagaagaaactgaggaatgttctgcagaaactgatgacagagagagaggagatggagaaaagagtccagagtctgcaggaacacaggaggaaagtacaaggagaagcagatgatgaaacagagagagtcactgtcctgttcagagacctcaggagacgtctggaagatctGGAGAAtagagtcctgagggaaatctccgggcaggcagagcggatctccgggataatcaatgatctggtccaggatctggaaataaagaaggaggagctgtccaggaagatgggggacattgaggagctgtgtaacatgacggatccactgactgtcctacaggaatcagacacaggtgacttgtgtgatactgaggatggagatgatgaggacagagagagacatgataaactcctccatgatgggggggatctggatgtgggggggatctcacacacattacgcacaggtttatctgatatcatgtctggggtaaatgtagagaggggggttacagacatattactggatgtgaggacagctggtaatgatctacatatatcagatgacaggaaaactgcatCCAAATCATTACATCAGAAtcacccagaaacaccagagaggtttCAGTAttctcaggtgatgagcagtcagaggttctcctcagggagacattactgggaagtggatgtcaggGAGTCAGGATggtggagagtcgggatgtgttaccccagtatagagaggagaggagatcagTCAGTGATTGgatataataagaagtcctggAGTTTGGAGAGGGGGTTGTATAATCCGCTCTCAGTGATACATGACAGTAATAAGACCCCATTACCCGGCGATGTCTCCAGTAggagagtcaggatagatctggattatgaggccgggcggatctccttttatgatctgtgtgacccgatccgacatctccacaccttcaccaccaccttcactgagcccctccatgctggggtatATATAGGGGGATTGAAAGATCGTATAAAGATATGTGGGAGGCATCAGAAGTGA